One Tolypothrix sp. PCC 7910 genomic window carries:
- a CDS encoding HNH endonuclease encodes MQAQPPFQEPQILQNSVVVFSKNYLPLARINIKRAIALLVTGQAESLNFGTTKQWEVRSPNVVLQVPEHIRLTIGNPERHWKVPPVNRREVLKRDNHTCQYCGSTKRLTLDHVIPRSKGGQHTWDNVVTACERCNSTKSDRLPHEAGMVLKTKPKAPIHPAVAFAEQFWNAQRLTEAE; translated from the coding sequence ATGCAAGCTCAACCACCTTTTCAGGAACCACAAATATTACAAAATTCAGTTGTGGTTTTTTCCAAGAACTACCTACCACTAGCACGCATTAATATCAAACGAGCGATCGCGCTGTTAGTTACCGGACAAGCAGAATCGTTGAATTTTGGTACTACAAAGCAGTGGGAAGTGCGTTCTCCTAATGTCGTACTACAAGTTCCCGAACATATTCGCTTAACCATTGGCAATCCCGAACGGCATTGGAAAGTACCACCTGTCAATCGACGTGAAGTACTTAAGCGTGATAACCACACCTGCCAATACTGCGGTAGCACCAAGCGTCTAACCCTCGACCATGTAATACCCCGTTCCAAAGGTGGACAGCATACCTGGGATAACGTTGTCACAGCTTGTGAGAGATGTAACTCTACAAAGAGCGATCGCCTCCCCCATGAAGCGGGAATGGTACTGAAAACCAAGCCCAAAGCCCCAATTCACCCAGCAGTGGCATTTGCAGAACAATTCTGGAACGCACAACGCCTGACTGAAGCTGAGTAA